A stretch of DNA from Acidimicrobiia bacterium:
CCGTCAGCTGCTGCAGCTCGCTCTCGGATGCCGTGTTGACCCGCACGCCCGTATCGGTCACGGCAGCGGGGCCGAGGGGACCTCCCCCATCCGCCGACGGGATCACGACCTGCTCGCCCTCTCGAACCGTCGCGGCCAGGTTGAGTCCTTCGAGGTCGGCGCCCGGCAGCACGCCGCCTGCTGCGGCGATCGCGTCGGCGATCCGGCCGCCCTCGGCGATCTCGACGAGGCCCGGTGCGACCACGGCTCCCGACACGTGCACCGTCACCTGGCCGCTGCCCGGCTCGGAGGTCAGCTCGATGCCGGGGGCGACCACGCCGGGGACGGGAGGGATCGACCGCCAGCCGAACCATGCGCCGGCGGCGAGCGCAACGACGACGAGCCAGGCTGCACCACCGATGT
This window harbors:
- a CDS encoding helix-hairpin-helix domain-containing protein, with product MVAPGIELTSEPGSGQVTVHVSGAVVAPGLVEIAEGGRIADAIAAAGGVLPGADLEGLNLAATVREGEQVVIPSADGGGPLGPAAVTDTGVRVNTASESELQQLTGVGPVLAARIVEHREANGPFESPEDLLDVPGIGEATLAEMRDDLVVP